A DNA window from Hydra vulgaris chromosome 13, alternate assembly HydraT2T_AEP contains the following coding sequences:
- the LOC136090356 gene encoding uncharacterized protein LOC136090356, giving the protein MIITKEINLAPLLPKNLPNNPHNMLLNKVKEGSTFSSIEYNKNKEGIAIIINIIAGGKSIHITLGTRESDQRKIPYSEVDVLVNTLGLSQLKSNEMLKTLRRSGVKFESNMEKALDEKKKENDNDYATVKRHLVYIEDITAFLDFVMKYRGQVPQNTFVKVGIDSGGGSLKVIVNLFDPTKDRTEDSSSLGSYSGANTSLVLAYCERAHGGKYACAWCEGSSKLFAGELRTFQSLNNYNELYSSAGSPVKRMKEYKNVINPCLLKIEDKSLSIIREIPLPELHLLMGFVNHVAAFIMQLWPGFKDWVKSIGCLRKGYH; this is encoded by the exons atgataataacaaaagaaatcaatttaGCTCCTTTATTACCAAAAAATCTACCAAATAATCCGCATAATATGCTACTAAATAAAG TTAAAGAAGGTTCAACATTTTCATCAAtagaatacaataaaaataaagaaggtatagctataataattaatataatagcAG gAGGTAAAAGTATTCATATTACACTCGGTACTCGGGAAAGTGACCAGAGAAAGATTCCTTATAGTGAAGTAGATGTTTTGGTAAATACCTTAGGACTTAGTCAATTGAAGTcaaatgaaatgttaaaaactttgaGGAGAAGCGGTGTAAAGTTTGAGTCAAACATGGAGAAAGCCCtggatgaaaaaa aaaaagaaaatgataatGACTATGCTACAGTGAAGAGACACTTGGTATATATTGAAGATATTACAGCATTTCTggattttgtaatgaaatatcGAGGGCAGGTTCCACAAAACACATTTGTAAAGGTTGGAATAGATTcag gtgGAGGATCACTGAAAGTTATAGTAAATCTGTTTGATCCAACCAAGGACAGGACAGAAGATAGCAGCTCCTTAGGATCATACTCAGGAGCAAATACGTCACTTGTTTTAGCTTATTGTGAAAGG gcTCATGGAGGAAAGTATGCTTGTGCATGGTGTGAAGgttcttcaaaattatttgctGGAGAGTTAAGAACATTTCAATCTTTGAATAATTACAATGAACTGTATTCATCTGCAGGATCTCCGGTGAAAAGAATGAAAGAATATaag AATGTCATTAATCCTTGTCTGCTTAAGATAGAAGACAAATCCCTAAGTATAATAAGAGAGATTCCATTACCAGAACTTCACCTTCTGATGGGATTTGTTAACCATGTGGCAGCATTTATAATGCAACTTTGGCCTGGATTTAAAGATTGGGTCAAGAGCATTGGATGCCTTCGAAAAGGTTACCATTGA